The proteins below come from a single Hippocampus zosterae strain Florida chromosome 5, ASM2543408v3, whole genome shotgun sequence genomic window:
- the phf1 gene encoding PHD finger protein 1 — translation MGRVSEGDDVLARWSDGLLYLGNVKRVDGVKQCCLVRFEDNSEFWVLRKDIHSFAAGVEEVCCICEAPPLKEPLVNCLKCRHGYHAECHTPSIEPEADSESWICRQCVFAVATKRGGAIKRGRFARLMHFMKLRLPYQLTSLDWDPQHLSNQQQCYCYCAGPGEWNLKMLQCASCGQWFHEACTQCLTKPLLYGDRFYQFQCSVCNKGPETVKRLPMTWVDLAHLVLYHLSLCCKRKYFDFDHEILSFTNENWDSLLLGALSDTPRQERCHNLLNALNSQKDRFVSGKEIKKKKCLFGLQVRAPPPLSSDSSPLITEPPINISHRRSPLSLPCQRRLSGPESRKSKRRIMETQACPAPVLSNPIELLPCCHGYMGGDSLYAPAKPEEELHLSSPPKQMYALYHTALSRGLHSCNSMDESCRVAPPCFPYQLTSGQHLQPGHKQAEAILLHDLPPYPQADALGGGGDGTEDGRLPRSWSGGEAVRILARRVTPDGKVQYLVEWDNVGLY, via the exons ATGGGGAGAGTGAGCGAGGGGGACGATGTACTGGCCAGATGGAGCGATGGGCTCCTCTACCTGGGCAACGTCAAGCGG GTAGACGGCGTCAAGCAATGCTGCCTGGTCAGATTCGAAGACAACTCTGAGTTCTGGGTCCTCAGAAAAGACATCCACTCGT TTGCAGCAGGCGTGGAAGAAGTTTGCTGTATCTGcgaggccccgcctcttaaagaaCCCCTCGTAAATTGTCTGAAATGCCGCCACG GTTACCACGCCGAGTGCCACACGCCCAGCATCGAGCCCGAAGCCGACAGCGAATCCTGGATATGTCGCCAGTGCGTCTTTGCCGTCGCAACCAAG agAGGCGGTGCCATCAAACGAGGCCGCTTTGCCCGCCTGATGCACTTCATGAAACTGCGGCTGCCCTATCAGCTGACCTCGCTGGACTGGGACCCGCAGCATCTGTCCAATCAGCAGCAGTGTTACTGCTACTGCGCCGGACCTGGAGA GTGGAACCTGAAGATGCTTCAGTGTGCCAGCTGTGGCCAGTGGTTCCACGAGGCCTGCACCCAATGTCTCACCAAGCCTCTCCTCTACGGGGACAG attttatcAGTTCCAGTGCTCAGTGTGTAATAAAGGACCAGAAACCGTCAAAAGACTTCCCATGACTTG GGTGGACTTGGCCCACTTGGTGCTCTACCACCTGTCCCTGTGCTGCAAGAGGAAGTACTTTGATTTTGACCATGAAATCTTGTCCTTCACCAACGAGAACTGGGACTCGTTGCTCCTGGGCGCG CTCTCAGACACGCCGAGGCAAGAGCGATGTCACAACCTCCTCAACGCACTCAACTCCCAAAAGGACCG gtttgTCTCTGGGAAAGAaatcaaaaagaagaaatgtctTTTTGGGCTTCAGGTTCGAGCCCCGCCTCCACTGTCGTCGGATTCGTCACCCCTCATCACCGAGCCGCCCATCAACATCTCCCACCGCAGAAG CCCGCTGTCACTGCCGTGCCAGAGGAGGCTGTCCGGACCCGAGTCACGCAAATCAAAGCGCCGCATCATGGAGACGCAG GCGTGTCCGGCCCCGGTTTTGTCCAACCCCATCGAGCTGCTGCCATGTTGCCACGGCTACATGGGAGGGGACAGCCTGTACGCCCCTGCCAAGCCCGAGGAGGAACTCCACCTGAG TTCTCCGCCGAAGCAGATGTACGCACTCTACCACACGGCACTCTCCCGAGGTCTCCATTCCTGCAACAG CATGGACGAAAGCTGCCGAGTTGCCCCGCCCTGCTTCCCGTACCAGCTGACCTCGGGCCAGCACCTGCAACCGGGACATAAGCAAGCGGAGGCCATCCTGCTACACGACTTGCCGCCGTACCCGCAGGCAGACGCGCTGGGCGGGGGCGGCGACGGGACGGAAGACGGCCGGCTTCCCAGGAGTTGGAGCGGAGGCGAGGCGGTGAGAATCCTGGCCAGACGCGTGACGCCGGACGGGAAGGTGCAGTACCTCGTGGAGTGGGACAACGTGGGCTTGTACTGA
- the rgl2 gene encoding ral guanine nucleotide dissociation stimulator-like 2 isoform X1 produces the protein MLPRHMRAGGYDLPGCESSAVPLLAYRPLCGDPSGDPHATLQVESSPMKTTWYCPLDLSTVVEEEEDGLIYTVVIKQVAGSPTQSCISRCQCVKAGTEEKLTLHLLRSFALGDPSFVTIFLATYRSFTSTQRVLDILTDRLEKPPADGDEGQLRKSFNRAVCSVFGAWLSEYPEDFRGLKDPSRLLRLAPLLPQDSPFAADLRARFLSLAEELSEKALLPDDTYRDVTLATRPSSRNLREFEAAAILGFPSAVVADQLTRIETDLFVRLVPYHCLGSLWSQRDKKGREGACRSVRATVRQFNRLANAVLASCLSGAGGQRPARLLEKWIAVAQACRARKNFSSLYAIVSALQSNPIHRLRRTWQDTDREAMRKYEELCEIFSDKDNYSQSRELLKEEGTSKFANLDNNNINNKHARWGTSQGTVPYLGLFLTDLTMLDTAIKDRLENGYINFDKRRREFEVLAQIRLLQSSCKNCVLVQDEAFLRWYRSVPTLTDEQSYRLSNEIEAPSESATPSRGATMPAIIITQCADLSRSGSSLASDADADAHFDSPSPVNSLFSRLTKHMRSPSVSCLDVDTSSPPQPVNDSAAFHLAPGTPPKSHRRSASCGNNASASAAAGKGQSSGPNMRIIRIRMDLQDGNLYRSILVTSNDKTPAAITSALEKHNQDPAWASSYELIQLLPDGKELLIPATGNVFYAMTSSSVDFLLRRKAGDMFVSGSPASGQSENTAATYPRIKSKGRRLARTLF, from the exons ATGTTGCCCCGTCACATGCGAGCAGGTGGCTATGACCTGCCGGGGTGCGAGTCCAGCGCAGTCCCCCTTCTCGCTTACCGGCCTCTCTGCGGCGACCCCTCAGGCGACCCGCACGCCACTCTGCAG GTGGAGTCGTCGCCCATGAAGACGACGTGGTACTGTCCTCTGGATCTG tcCACAGtagtggaggaggaagaggacggtCTCATCTACACAGTGGTGATCAAACAAGTGGCCGGGTCCCCCACG CAGTCGTGCATTTCACGCTGCCAGTGCGTGAAGGCGGGCACGGAGGAGAAGCTGACACTGCACCTGCTTCGCTCCTTCGCCTTGGGCGACCCGTCCTTCGTCACCATCTTCCTGGCGACCTATCGCTCCTTCACGTCCACGCAGAGAGTTTTAGACATCCTCACCGACCG GTTGGAGAAACCGCCTGCCGACGGCGACGAAGGCCAGTTGAGGAAATCCTTCAACAG AGCTGTGTGCTCGGTATTCGGCGCGTGGCTGTCCGAGTACCCTGAGGACTTCCGCGGCCTGAAGGATCCTTCGCGTCTCCTGCGACTAGCACCGCTTCTGCCTCAAGACTCGCCGTTTGCCGCCGACCTCCGCGCTCGCTTCCTCAGCTTGGCCGAGGAGCTCAGCGAGAAAGCGCTGCTGCCCGACGACACATATCGAg ACGTGACCTTGGCCACCCGCCCGTCGTCACGAAACCTGCGCGAGTTCGAGGCCGCCGCCATCCTGGGCTTTCCGTCGGCCGTCGTTGCTGATCAGCTCACCCGCATCGAAACG GATCTGTTTGTGCGGCTGGTGCCGTATCACTGCCTGGGCTCGCTGTGGTCTCAGCGTGACAAGAAAGGTCGCGAGGGCGCGTGCCGGTCCGTGCGGGCCACCGTCCGCCAGTTCAACCGTCTGGCCAACGCCGTGCTCGCCTCGTGCCTGAGCGGTGCCGGCGGCCAGCGGCCGGCCAGGCTGCTGGAGAAGTGGATCGCCGTGGCCCAG GCCTGCCGTGCCAGGAAGAACTTCTCTTCACTGTACGCCATCGTGTCGGCACTGCAGAGCAACCCCATCCACCGCCTCAGGAGAACCTGGCAGGACACCGACAG GGAGGCAATGAGGAAGTACGAGGAGCTGTGCGAGATCTTCTCAGACAAGGACAACTACTCGCAGAGCCGAGAGCTGCTTAAGGAG gAAGGCACATCCAAGTTCGCCAACCTGGACAataacaacatcaacaacaaacacGCCAGG TGGGGCACGTCGCAGGGTACGGTTCCCTACCTCGGCCTATTCTTGACTGATCTGACCATGCTGGACACAGCCATCAAGGACCGGCTGGAG AACGGCTACATCAATTTTGACAAGCGCCGACGG GAGTTTGAGGTTTTAGCTCAAATCCGACTACTGCAGTCGTCGTGTAAAAACTGCGTCTTGGTCCAGGATGAGGCCTTCCTGCGCTGGTACCGCAGTGTTCCAACTCTAACGGATGAGCAAAG TTACAGACTGTCCAATGAGATCGAAGCACCAAGCGAGTCAGCGACGCCCTCCCGCGGCGCCACCATGCCGGCCATCATCATCACCCAGTGCGCCGA tTTAAGTCGCTCCGGGAGCAGCCTGGCCTCCGACGCCGACGCCGACGCCCACTTCGACTCGCCCTCGCCCGTCAACAGCCTGTTCTCCAGACTCACCAAG cACATGAGATCTCCGTCAGTGTCGTGTCTGGACGTGGATACGTCGTCGCCGCCGCAGCCCGTCAACGACTCGGCGGCCTTCCATCTGGCTCCCGGGACGCCTCCCAAATCCCATCGCCGCTCAGCCTCCTGCGGCAACAACGCGAGTGCCTCCGCCGCTGCAGGCAAGGGTCAAAGTTCGGGGCCCAACATGCGCATCATCAGAATCCGCATGGATCTGCAAGACGGCAATTTGTACCGCAGCATCCTG GTGACGAGCAACGACAAGACGCCGGCCGCCATCACCTCGGCGCTTGAGAAGCACAACCAGGACCCGGCGTGGGCGTCATCTTATGAGCTGATTCAACTTCTGCCTGATGGAAAAG AGTTGCTGATCCCGGCCACGGGCAACGTTTTCTACGCCATGACGTCATCCAGCGTGGACTTCCTGTTGAGGAGGAAAGCAGGTGACATGTTTGTCAGCGGTTCACCGGCTTCCGGCCAATCGGAAAACACTGCCGCCACGTATCCGCGAATCAAGTCCAAGGGAAGGAGATTAGCCCGAACTCTCTTTTGA
- the rgl2 gene encoding ral guanine nucleotide dissociation stimulator-like 2 isoform X2, producing MLPRHMRAGGYDLPGCESSAVPLLAYRPLCGDPSGDPHATLQVESSPMKTTWYCPLDLSTVVEEEEDGLIYTVVIKQVAGSPTSCISRCQCVKAGTEEKLTLHLLRSFALGDPSFVTIFLATYRSFTSTQRVLDILTDRLEKPPADGDEGQLRKSFNRAVCSVFGAWLSEYPEDFRGLKDPSRLLRLAPLLPQDSPFAADLRARFLSLAEELSEKALLPDDTYRDVTLATRPSSRNLREFEAAAILGFPSAVVADQLTRIETDLFVRLVPYHCLGSLWSQRDKKGREGACRSVRATVRQFNRLANAVLASCLSGAGGQRPARLLEKWIAVAQACRARKNFSSLYAIVSALQSNPIHRLRRTWQDTDREAMRKYEELCEIFSDKDNYSQSRELLKEEGTSKFANLDNNNINNKHARWGTSQGTVPYLGLFLTDLTMLDTAIKDRLENGYINFDKRRREFEVLAQIRLLQSSCKNCVLVQDEAFLRWYRSVPTLTDEQSYRLSNEIEAPSESATPSRGATMPAIIITQCADLSRSGSSLASDADADAHFDSPSPVNSLFSRLTKHMRSPSVSCLDVDTSSPPQPVNDSAAFHLAPGTPPKSHRRSASCGNNASASAAAGKGQSSGPNMRIIRIRMDLQDGNLYRSILVTSNDKTPAAITSALEKHNQDPAWASSYELIQLLPDGKELLIPATGNVFYAMTSSSVDFLLRRKAGDMFVSGSPASGQSENTAATYPRIKSKGRRLARTLF from the exons ATGTTGCCCCGTCACATGCGAGCAGGTGGCTATGACCTGCCGGGGTGCGAGTCCAGCGCAGTCCCCCTTCTCGCTTACCGGCCTCTCTGCGGCGACCCCTCAGGCGACCCGCACGCCACTCTGCAG GTGGAGTCGTCGCCCATGAAGACGACGTGGTACTGTCCTCTGGATCTG tcCACAGtagtggaggaggaagaggacggtCTCATCTACACAGTGGTGATCAAACAAGTGGCCGGGTCCCCCACG TCGTGCATTTCACGCTGCCAGTGCGTGAAGGCGGGCACGGAGGAGAAGCTGACACTGCACCTGCTTCGCTCCTTCGCCTTGGGCGACCCGTCCTTCGTCACCATCTTCCTGGCGACCTATCGCTCCTTCACGTCCACGCAGAGAGTTTTAGACATCCTCACCGACCG GTTGGAGAAACCGCCTGCCGACGGCGACGAAGGCCAGTTGAGGAAATCCTTCAACAG AGCTGTGTGCTCGGTATTCGGCGCGTGGCTGTCCGAGTACCCTGAGGACTTCCGCGGCCTGAAGGATCCTTCGCGTCTCCTGCGACTAGCACCGCTTCTGCCTCAAGACTCGCCGTTTGCCGCCGACCTCCGCGCTCGCTTCCTCAGCTTGGCCGAGGAGCTCAGCGAGAAAGCGCTGCTGCCCGACGACACATATCGAg ACGTGACCTTGGCCACCCGCCCGTCGTCACGAAACCTGCGCGAGTTCGAGGCCGCCGCCATCCTGGGCTTTCCGTCGGCCGTCGTTGCTGATCAGCTCACCCGCATCGAAACG GATCTGTTTGTGCGGCTGGTGCCGTATCACTGCCTGGGCTCGCTGTGGTCTCAGCGTGACAAGAAAGGTCGCGAGGGCGCGTGCCGGTCCGTGCGGGCCACCGTCCGCCAGTTCAACCGTCTGGCCAACGCCGTGCTCGCCTCGTGCCTGAGCGGTGCCGGCGGCCAGCGGCCGGCCAGGCTGCTGGAGAAGTGGATCGCCGTGGCCCAG GCCTGCCGTGCCAGGAAGAACTTCTCTTCACTGTACGCCATCGTGTCGGCACTGCAGAGCAACCCCATCCACCGCCTCAGGAGAACCTGGCAGGACACCGACAG GGAGGCAATGAGGAAGTACGAGGAGCTGTGCGAGATCTTCTCAGACAAGGACAACTACTCGCAGAGCCGAGAGCTGCTTAAGGAG gAAGGCACATCCAAGTTCGCCAACCTGGACAataacaacatcaacaacaaacacGCCAGG TGGGGCACGTCGCAGGGTACGGTTCCCTACCTCGGCCTATTCTTGACTGATCTGACCATGCTGGACACAGCCATCAAGGACCGGCTGGAG AACGGCTACATCAATTTTGACAAGCGCCGACGG GAGTTTGAGGTTTTAGCTCAAATCCGACTACTGCAGTCGTCGTGTAAAAACTGCGTCTTGGTCCAGGATGAGGCCTTCCTGCGCTGGTACCGCAGTGTTCCAACTCTAACGGATGAGCAAAG TTACAGACTGTCCAATGAGATCGAAGCACCAAGCGAGTCAGCGACGCCCTCCCGCGGCGCCACCATGCCGGCCATCATCATCACCCAGTGCGCCGA tTTAAGTCGCTCCGGGAGCAGCCTGGCCTCCGACGCCGACGCCGACGCCCACTTCGACTCGCCCTCGCCCGTCAACAGCCTGTTCTCCAGACTCACCAAG cACATGAGATCTCCGTCAGTGTCGTGTCTGGACGTGGATACGTCGTCGCCGCCGCAGCCCGTCAACGACTCGGCGGCCTTCCATCTGGCTCCCGGGACGCCTCCCAAATCCCATCGCCGCTCAGCCTCCTGCGGCAACAACGCGAGTGCCTCCGCCGCTGCAGGCAAGGGTCAAAGTTCGGGGCCCAACATGCGCATCATCAGAATCCGCATGGATCTGCAAGACGGCAATTTGTACCGCAGCATCCTG GTGACGAGCAACGACAAGACGCCGGCCGCCATCACCTCGGCGCTTGAGAAGCACAACCAGGACCCGGCGTGGGCGTCATCTTATGAGCTGATTCAACTTCTGCCTGATGGAAAAG AGTTGCTGATCCCGGCCACGGGCAACGTTTTCTACGCCATGACGTCATCCAGCGTGGACTTCCTGTTGAGGAGGAAAGCAGGTGACATGTTTGTCAGCGGTTCACCGGCTTCCGGCCAATCGGAAAACACTGCCGCCACGTATCCGCGAATCAAGTCCAAGGGAAGGAGATTAGCCCGAACTCTCTTTTGA
- the rgl2 gene encoding ral guanine nucleotide dissociation stimulator-like 2 isoform X3, translating into MREIARRANAKSRCAPILNVSRKLRCCFLSGLARPKVESSPMKTTWYCPLDLSTVVEEEEDGLIYTVVIKQVAGSPTQSCISRCQCVKAGTEEKLTLHLLRSFALGDPSFVTIFLATYRSFTSTQRVLDILTDRLEKPPADGDEGQLRKSFNRAVCSVFGAWLSEYPEDFRGLKDPSRLLRLAPLLPQDSPFAADLRARFLSLAEELSEKALLPDDTYRDVTLATRPSSRNLREFEAAAILGFPSAVVADQLTRIETDLFVRLVPYHCLGSLWSQRDKKGREGACRSVRATVRQFNRLANAVLASCLSGAGGQRPARLLEKWIAVAQACRARKNFSSLYAIVSALQSNPIHRLRRTWQDTDREAMRKYEELCEIFSDKDNYSQSRELLKEEGTSKFANLDNNNINNKHARWGTSQGTVPYLGLFLTDLTMLDTAIKDRLENGYINFDKRRREFEVLAQIRLLQSSCKNCVLVQDEAFLRWYRSVPTLTDEQSYRLSNEIEAPSESATPSRGATMPAIIITQCADLSRSGSSLASDADADAHFDSPSPVNSLFSRLTKHMRSPSVSCLDVDTSSPPQPVNDSAAFHLAPGTPPKSHRRSASCGNNASASAAAGKGQSSGPNMRIIRIRMDLQDGNLYRSILVTSNDKTPAAITSALEKHNQDPAWASSYELIQLLPDGKELLIPATGNVFYAMTSSSVDFLLRRKAGDMFVSGSPASGQSENTAATYPRIKSKGRRLARTLF; encoded by the exons ATGAGGGAGATCGCCCGGCGCGCAAATGCAAAGAGCCGCTGCGCCCCCATCTTGAACGTTTCCAGGAAGCTACGCTGCTGCTTCCTGTCTGGACTTGCCAGACCAAAg GTGGAGTCGTCGCCCATGAAGACGACGTGGTACTGTCCTCTGGATCTG tcCACAGtagtggaggaggaagaggacggtCTCATCTACACAGTGGTGATCAAACAAGTGGCCGGGTCCCCCACG CAGTCGTGCATTTCACGCTGCCAGTGCGTGAAGGCGGGCACGGAGGAGAAGCTGACACTGCACCTGCTTCGCTCCTTCGCCTTGGGCGACCCGTCCTTCGTCACCATCTTCCTGGCGACCTATCGCTCCTTCACGTCCACGCAGAGAGTTTTAGACATCCTCACCGACCG GTTGGAGAAACCGCCTGCCGACGGCGACGAAGGCCAGTTGAGGAAATCCTTCAACAG AGCTGTGTGCTCGGTATTCGGCGCGTGGCTGTCCGAGTACCCTGAGGACTTCCGCGGCCTGAAGGATCCTTCGCGTCTCCTGCGACTAGCACCGCTTCTGCCTCAAGACTCGCCGTTTGCCGCCGACCTCCGCGCTCGCTTCCTCAGCTTGGCCGAGGAGCTCAGCGAGAAAGCGCTGCTGCCCGACGACACATATCGAg ACGTGACCTTGGCCACCCGCCCGTCGTCACGAAACCTGCGCGAGTTCGAGGCCGCCGCCATCCTGGGCTTTCCGTCGGCCGTCGTTGCTGATCAGCTCACCCGCATCGAAACG GATCTGTTTGTGCGGCTGGTGCCGTATCACTGCCTGGGCTCGCTGTGGTCTCAGCGTGACAAGAAAGGTCGCGAGGGCGCGTGCCGGTCCGTGCGGGCCACCGTCCGCCAGTTCAACCGTCTGGCCAACGCCGTGCTCGCCTCGTGCCTGAGCGGTGCCGGCGGCCAGCGGCCGGCCAGGCTGCTGGAGAAGTGGATCGCCGTGGCCCAG GCCTGCCGTGCCAGGAAGAACTTCTCTTCACTGTACGCCATCGTGTCGGCACTGCAGAGCAACCCCATCCACCGCCTCAGGAGAACCTGGCAGGACACCGACAG GGAGGCAATGAGGAAGTACGAGGAGCTGTGCGAGATCTTCTCAGACAAGGACAACTACTCGCAGAGCCGAGAGCTGCTTAAGGAG gAAGGCACATCCAAGTTCGCCAACCTGGACAataacaacatcaacaacaaacacGCCAGG TGGGGCACGTCGCAGGGTACGGTTCCCTACCTCGGCCTATTCTTGACTGATCTGACCATGCTGGACACAGCCATCAAGGACCGGCTGGAG AACGGCTACATCAATTTTGACAAGCGCCGACGG GAGTTTGAGGTTTTAGCTCAAATCCGACTACTGCAGTCGTCGTGTAAAAACTGCGTCTTGGTCCAGGATGAGGCCTTCCTGCGCTGGTACCGCAGTGTTCCAACTCTAACGGATGAGCAAAG TTACAGACTGTCCAATGAGATCGAAGCACCAAGCGAGTCAGCGACGCCCTCCCGCGGCGCCACCATGCCGGCCATCATCATCACCCAGTGCGCCGA tTTAAGTCGCTCCGGGAGCAGCCTGGCCTCCGACGCCGACGCCGACGCCCACTTCGACTCGCCCTCGCCCGTCAACAGCCTGTTCTCCAGACTCACCAAG cACATGAGATCTCCGTCAGTGTCGTGTCTGGACGTGGATACGTCGTCGCCGCCGCAGCCCGTCAACGACTCGGCGGCCTTCCATCTGGCTCCCGGGACGCCTCCCAAATCCCATCGCCGCTCAGCCTCCTGCGGCAACAACGCGAGTGCCTCCGCCGCTGCAGGCAAGGGTCAAAGTTCGGGGCCCAACATGCGCATCATCAGAATCCGCATGGATCTGCAAGACGGCAATTTGTACCGCAGCATCCTG GTGACGAGCAACGACAAGACGCCGGCCGCCATCACCTCGGCGCTTGAGAAGCACAACCAGGACCCGGCGTGGGCGTCATCTTATGAGCTGATTCAACTTCTGCCTGATGGAAAAG AGTTGCTGATCCCGGCCACGGGCAACGTTTTCTACGCCATGACGTCATCCAGCGTGGACTTCCTGTTGAGGAGGAAAGCAGGTGACATGTTTGTCAGCGGTTCACCGGCTTCCGGCCAATCGGAAAACACTGCCGCCACGTATCCGCGAATCAAGTCCAAGGGAAGGAGATTAGCCCGAACTCTCTTTTGA
- the rgl2 gene encoding ral guanine nucleotide dissociation stimulator-like 2 isoform X4, with amino-acid sequence MREIARRANAKSRCAPILNVSRKLRCCFLSGLARPKVESSPMKTTWYCPLDLSTVVEEEEDGLIYTVVIKQVAGSPTSCISRCQCVKAGTEEKLTLHLLRSFALGDPSFVTIFLATYRSFTSTQRVLDILTDRLEKPPADGDEGQLRKSFNRAVCSVFGAWLSEYPEDFRGLKDPSRLLRLAPLLPQDSPFAADLRARFLSLAEELSEKALLPDDTYRDVTLATRPSSRNLREFEAAAILGFPSAVVADQLTRIETDLFVRLVPYHCLGSLWSQRDKKGREGACRSVRATVRQFNRLANAVLASCLSGAGGQRPARLLEKWIAVAQACRARKNFSSLYAIVSALQSNPIHRLRRTWQDTDREAMRKYEELCEIFSDKDNYSQSRELLKEEGTSKFANLDNNNINNKHARWGTSQGTVPYLGLFLTDLTMLDTAIKDRLENGYINFDKRRREFEVLAQIRLLQSSCKNCVLVQDEAFLRWYRSVPTLTDEQSYRLSNEIEAPSESATPSRGATMPAIIITQCADLSRSGSSLASDADADAHFDSPSPVNSLFSRLTKHMRSPSVSCLDVDTSSPPQPVNDSAAFHLAPGTPPKSHRRSASCGNNASASAAAGKGQSSGPNMRIIRIRMDLQDGNLYRSILVTSNDKTPAAITSALEKHNQDPAWASSYELIQLLPDGKELLIPATGNVFYAMTSSSVDFLLRRKAGDMFVSGSPASGQSENTAATYPRIKSKGRRLARTLF; translated from the exons ATGAGGGAGATCGCCCGGCGCGCAAATGCAAAGAGCCGCTGCGCCCCCATCTTGAACGTTTCCAGGAAGCTACGCTGCTGCTTCCTGTCTGGACTTGCCAGACCAAAg GTGGAGTCGTCGCCCATGAAGACGACGTGGTACTGTCCTCTGGATCTG tcCACAGtagtggaggaggaagaggacggtCTCATCTACACAGTGGTGATCAAACAAGTGGCCGGGTCCCCCACG TCGTGCATTTCACGCTGCCAGTGCGTGAAGGCGGGCACGGAGGAGAAGCTGACACTGCACCTGCTTCGCTCCTTCGCCTTGGGCGACCCGTCCTTCGTCACCATCTTCCTGGCGACCTATCGCTCCTTCACGTCCACGCAGAGAGTTTTAGACATCCTCACCGACCG GTTGGAGAAACCGCCTGCCGACGGCGACGAAGGCCAGTTGAGGAAATCCTTCAACAG AGCTGTGTGCTCGGTATTCGGCGCGTGGCTGTCCGAGTACCCTGAGGACTTCCGCGGCCTGAAGGATCCTTCGCGTCTCCTGCGACTAGCACCGCTTCTGCCTCAAGACTCGCCGTTTGCCGCCGACCTCCGCGCTCGCTTCCTCAGCTTGGCCGAGGAGCTCAGCGAGAAAGCGCTGCTGCCCGACGACACATATCGAg ACGTGACCTTGGCCACCCGCCCGTCGTCACGAAACCTGCGCGAGTTCGAGGCCGCCGCCATCCTGGGCTTTCCGTCGGCCGTCGTTGCTGATCAGCTCACCCGCATCGAAACG GATCTGTTTGTGCGGCTGGTGCCGTATCACTGCCTGGGCTCGCTGTGGTCTCAGCGTGACAAGAAAGGTCGCGAGGGCGCGTGCCGGTCCGTGCGGGCCACCGTCCGCCAGTTCAACCGTCTGGCCAACGCCGTGCTCGCCTCGTGCCTGAGCGGTGCCGGCGGCCAGCGGCCGGCCAGGCTGCTGGAGAAGTGGATCGCCGTGGCCCAG GCCTGCCGTGCCAGGAAGAACTTCTCTTCACTGTACGCCATCGTGTCGGCACTGCAGAGCAACCCCATCCACCGCCTCAGGAGAACCTGGCAGGACACCGACAG GGAGGCAATGAGGAAGTACGAGGAGCTGTGCGAGATCTTCTCAGACAAGGACAACTACTCGCAGAGCCGAGAGCTGCTTAAGGAG gAAGGCACATCCAAGTTCGCCAACCTGGACAataacaacatcaacaacaaacacGCCAGG TGGGGCACGTCGCAGGGTACGGTTCCCTACCTCGGCCTATTCTTGACTGATCTGACCATGCTGGACACAGCCATCAAGGACCGGCTGGAG AACGGCTACATCAATTTTGACAAGCGCCGACGG GAGTTTGAGGTTTTAGCTCAAATCCGACTACTGCAGTCGTCGTGTAAAAACTGCGTCTTGGTCCAGGATGAGGCCTTCCTGCGCTGGTACCGCAGTGTTCCAACTCTAACGGATGAGCAAAG TTACAGACTGTCCAATGAGATCGAAGCACCAAGCGAGTCAGCGACGCCCTCCCGCGGCGCCACCATGCCGGCCATCATCATCACCCAGTGCGCCGA tTTAAGTCGCTCCGGGAGCAGCCTGGCCTCCGACGCCGACGCCGACGCCCACTTCGACTCGCCCTCGCCCGTCAACAGCCTGTTCTCCAGACTCACCAAG cACATGAGATCTCCGTCAGTGTCGTGTCTGGACGTGGATACGTCGTCGCCGCCGCAGCCCGTCAACGACTCGGCGGCCTTCCATCTGGCTCCCGGGACGCCTCCCAAATCCCATCGCCGCTCAGCCTCCTGCGGCAACAACGCGAGTGCCTCCGCCGCTGCAGGCAAGGGTCAAAGTTCGGGGCCCAACATGCGCATCATCAGAATCCGCATGGATCTGCAAGACGGCAATTTGTACCGCAGCATCCTG GTGACGAGCAACGACAAGACGCCGGCCGCCATCACCTCGGCGCTTGAGAAGCACAACCAGGACCCGGCGTGGGCGTCATCTTATGAGCTGATTCAACTTCTGCCTGATGGAAAAG AGTTGCTGATCCCGGCCACGGGCAACGTTTTCTACGCCATGACGTCATCCAGCGTGGACTTCCTGTTGAGGAGGAAAGCAGGTGACATGTTTGTCAGCGGTTCACCGGCTTCCGGCCAATCGGAAAACACTGCCGCCACGTATCCGCGAATCAAGTCCAAGGGAAGGAGATTAGCCCGAACTCTCTTTTGA